From Paenibacillus physcomitrellae, the proteins below share one genomic window:
- a CDS encoding 2-hydroxyacid dehydrogenase, with the protein MKPHVYVACKIPDETESYLAKHVQYRKWEGPGAIPYEVLLEELAEADGLLTSGNKIGLELLSRAPKLKAVSTMSVGYNHFDLDAMKERGIIGTHTPNVLDDTVADLILALMLAVCRRVPELDTYVKQGQWKKGDNDVLFGLDMHHKKLGIIGMGRIGEAVAQRAHFGFGMDIVYHNRHRKPDAEHKFGAKYAEMNDLLHEADFVVLMTPLTPQTRHLFGRNEFAQMKPTGIFINASRGPVVDEEALTEALQQGQIFGAGLDVFEREPVQPDHTLLQLQNVVTLPHIGSATAQTRNDMAMLAAENLVSALLGADPQNVVPELRK; encoded by the coding sequence GTGAAACCACACGTATACGTTGCCTGCAAGATTCCGGACGAAACGGAGAGCTACCTGGCTAAACATGTTCAATACCGGAAATGGGAAGGCCCCGGCGCCATTCCATATGAAGTTCTGCTCGAAGAGCTGGCGGAAGCGGATGGCCTGCTGACCTCCGGCAATAAGATCGGCCTTGAACTGCTCAGCCGCGCTCCCAAACTGAAAGCCGTCAGCACGATGAGTGTAGGCTATAACCATTTTGATCTGGACGCCATGAAAGAACGGGGGATTATCGGGACTCATACTCCGAACGTGCTGGATGATACGGTGGCTGATTTGATCCTGGCGCTCATGCTGGCTGTCTGCCGCCGTGTGCCGGAGCTTGATACCTACGTGAAGCAGGGACAATGGAAGAAAGGCGACAACGATGTGTTGTTCGGATTGGACATGCATCATAAGAAGCTAGGCATCATCGGCATGGGACGGATCGGCGAAGCGGTTGCGCAGAGAGCCCATTTCGGCTTCGGGATGGACATCGTGTATCACAACCGCCACCGTAAGCCGGATGCCGAGCATAAGTTTGGCGCCAAATATGCGGAAATGAACGATTTGCTGCATGAGGCCGATTTTGTAGTCCTGATGACGCCGCTCACCCCGCAAACCCGTCACCTCTTCGGCCGGAATGAATTTGCACAAATGAAGCCGACAGGCATCTTTATCAATGCCTCACGTGGCCCGGTCGTCGATGAAGAGGCTTTAACCGAAGCGCTTCAGCAGGGACAAATTTTCGGCGCCGGACTTGACGTCTTTGAAAGAGAGCCTGTTCAGCCGGATCATACCCTGCTTCAGCTCCAGAATGTAGTGACTCTGCCGCACATCGGGTCGGCTACTGCCCAAACCCGGAACGATATGGCTATGCTGGCTGCGGAGAATCTGGTCTCCGCTCTGCTGGGAGCAGATCCGCAAAATGTGGTTCCCGAGCTCCGGAAATAA
- a CDS encoding alpha/beta hydrolase family protein: MNKLINKARNIPVSAPAPVISVSPVSLPSPGRAVELQVRVSAPITGRDLPVILLSHGHGYSNHLSSLNGYGPLANFWAAHGFVVIQPTHLDSKTLGLDTDGPEGPLFWRSRAEDMKRIMDHLDMIEDSVPGLKGRMDQNRIAAAGHSMGGHTVSLLLGARLTDPADGTEVDLSDTRIKAGVLLAAPGRGGEDLSAFAAEHYSFLLYMSFAAMQTPALVVAGEKDVSSHLTVRGADWHADPYFLSEGPKCLLTLFGAEHGLGGVAGYDTAETTDENPDRVAAVQRLTWAYLRSSLYSEDPAWSEACKALMDTPDPLGRVECK, from the coding sequence ATGAACAAACTGATAAATAAAGCCCGAAATATCCCTGTGAGTGCGCCTGCTCCTGTTATCTCCGTCAGTCCGGTATCCCTGCCGTCACCGGGGCGGGCCGTAGAGCTTCAAGTCCGGGTCTCCGCTCCCATAACCGGTCGCGATCTGCCCGTCATCCTTCTCTCGCATGGGCATGGATATTCGAATCACCTTTCTTCGTTAAATGGTTACGGTCCGCTCGCCAATTTCTGGGCCGCGCACGGCTTTGTCGTCATCCAGCCCACCCATCTGGACTCCAAGACATTGGGTCTTGATACGGACGGCCCTGAGGGGCCTTTGTTCTGGCGGTCGCGCGCAGAGGACATGAAGCGGATTATGGACCATTTGGACATGATTGAGGATTCCGTTCCCGGGCTGAAGGGACGTATGGACCAGAACCGGATCGCTGCAGCCGGTCATTCCATGGGGGGACACACGGTAAGTCTGCTGCTTGGTGCCCGTCTTACGGACCCTGCAGACGGAACGGAAGTCGATTTGTCCGATACACGGATTAAGGCCGGCGTGCTGCTTGCTGCTCCCGGAAGGGGCGGGGAGGATCTCAGCGCGTTTGCGGCTGAACATTATTCCTTTTTACTATACATGAGTTTTGCCGCGATGCAGACGCCTGCTCTTGTGGTGGCGGGGGAAAAGGACGTATCCTCCCATCTGACAGTCAGGGGAGCAGACTGGCATGCCGACCCGTATTTTCTGAGTGAGGGTCCGAAGTGTCTGCTTACCTTGTTTGGTGCGGAGCATGGACTTGGCGGCGTTGCCGGATATGACACGGCCGAAACGACAGACGAGAACCCCGATCGAGTAGCGGCGGTGCAGCGTCTGACCTGGGCCTATCTCCGATCTTCGCTTTACTCGGAGGACCCAGCCTGGTCCGAAGCTTGTAAAGCTTTAATGGACACCCCGGATCCGCTTGGCCGAGTCGAATGCAAATGA
- a CDS encoding MarR family winged helix-turn-helix transcriptional regulator — translation MNKNQLTEEEMNIWYMWKGSFKNIFDRVIKDLSEHTGLSEGDFGILDRLDLLGGGKLRQQELADSMEWTKSRLSHHLTRMEQRGLVLRKPLDSDRGVQVIISHAGQSALEDARPVAAKAIREHFLNRLTDQDIQLITKLAHRTNTAPSVSGKVSPP, via the coding sequence ATGAATAAGAACCAGTTAACCGAAGAAGAAATGAATATATGGTATATGTGGAAAGGCTCCTTTAAGAACATCTTCGACCGCGTAATCAAAGACCTGTCCGAGCATACCGGCTTGTCTGAAGGCGACTTTGGGATCTTGGACCGTCTGGATCTTCTGGGCGGCGGTAAACTTCGACAGCAGGAATTGGCCGATTCCATGGAGTGGACAAAGAGCCGGTTGTCCCATCATCTGACTCGGATGGAGCAGCGCGGGCTTGTTCTAAGAAAACCTTTGGACTCAGACCGCGGCGTTCAGGTGATCATTTCCCACGCCGGGCAATCCGCACTGGAGGATGCTCGTCCTGTAGCCGCCAAGGCAATACGTGAACATTTCCTCAACCGACTGACCGATCAGGACATTCAATTGATTACCAAGCTGGCGCACCGAACAAATACAGCCCCTTCCGTATCCGGGAAAGTCTCCCCGCCTTGA